The Vitis vinifera cultivar Pinot Noir 40024 chromosome 18, ASM3070453v1 region TAACTCGATTCCACCCTTTTGTCTTCTGTGTCAGCATCAGATCCATCTCAAGCAAAACCATTTTTTCTCTGCATCTACAAAATCCACATACAACAGAGAGAGGTAGCCTTTTCTCTGGTGTCTGAATATGGGTACTGGTTGGCGAAGAGCCTTTTGCACTACCATCCATCGAGACTCTCAGGCCACTCATGGGGATAAGCAGCGGCATACCACTCCTAGCCCCAGTCCCAGCCCTAGAAGCGGTACGAAGTTGGGGTTGTTTTCCAGCGGTAGCAACACCTCCACGCCTAGGCTGCAGTCTCAACCTGTTTCCAGTCCCAGCTTGCGCTGCCGAACCACTGTAGCAGCGGCTCAAACACCTTCCATCGACGAGAGTCCCAAACTCCAAGCCAAAACCACTACGCCCACCGGCACCGCCAAAACCCCGAGATCGCTACTGGGCTCGAACCCGTCTTCTCCTAGATCCCCTCTAAAGTTATCCATCTTCAGAAACAGTTTCAAGCTTCGGGTGAGTAGCTGGCAGAGAGTAGCATAGGCTAGTAGGTTAGGGAGTGATAGATTGTTGAAATGATGAAAAAGTCTTGACATATTTTCTTTTGGTTGGTTGTGTTTCCTTTTCCCAGAATAGCTGTGGAATCTGCTTGCAAAGCGTGAAGACTGGTCAAGGAACGGCCATTTACACAGCAGAGTGCTCGCACGCCTTTCACTTCTCCTGCATAGCAGCTCACGTTAGAAAGCAAGGAAGCCTCGTGTGCCCAGTCTGCAACACCACCTGGAAAGACGAGCCTTTACTCATGATCCATAAGAACCGAAAGCCAGAAGAAGACGAGGTAATCGCGGACAGATATGTCATCAAGTCCCAAAATGAAAACGATAAGAGGAAGAAGGAATCCTTGATCAGGGATGTCAAAACCAAGCTCGAACAACAGCAGCAAATTAAAGCTGCTGATTTTAGGACCTATGACGACGATGAACCTTTGCTGTCTCCTACCTCTGGTGGTCGTTTCATTCCGATACCGGAGGCGGACGAGAATGGGGGAGACGATGAAGAGGAGATCGAGGAGTTTCAGGGATTCTTTGTCAATCCTAATCCTTCATGTTCGGTGAACTCATGCGATGAAACTGTGATAAACAACAGTGGAGATTCGAGGAGGAATGTGGAAGTAAGGATGCTGCAGGAGGCTGCGGTTGTTTCAGTGGGCCGGAGTCACGAGACATACGCCGTGGCTCTTAGGATCAAGGCTCCACCACCACCTCATCACTATGCCAGAACGGCACCGTTTCTAGACCCGGCGCGGCGCGCCCCCATTGATTTAGTCACTGTTCTCGATGTGAGCGCGAGCATGACCGGCTCCAAGCTCCAAATGCTTAAAAGGGCCATGCGCTTGGTTATCTCCTCTCTCGGCCCCTCTGATCGTCTTGCCATTGTTGCCTTCTCAGCTAGTCCTAGGCGATTGTTACCCTTGAGAAGAATGACGGCTCATGGCCAGCGATCAGCTCGCCGCATCATCGATCGGCTTGTATGTAGCCAAGGATCTAGCGTGGGGGAGGCGCTGAGGAAAGCCACTAAAGTGCTCGAGGATAGACGGGAGAGAAACCCCGTTGCCAGCATCATGCTACTATCGGACGGTCAAGACGATCGGGTTCACTCCAAAGCCCCAAATCAACGCCATGTGCCTGCCCACGTCTCCAGCACCCGCTTCTCTCACATAGAGATTCCCGTTCATTCGTTTGGATTCGGGGAAAGCGGCGGCTACAGCCAGGAGCCAGCTGAGGACGCCTTCGCCAAGTGCGTGGGCGGGTTACTGAGCGTGGTGGTTCAAGATCTACGCATTCAGCTGAGCTTCGTTGGCGGCTCTACCCGGGCGGAGATAACGGGTGTTTATCTGTGCAACGGACGGCCTACGGCTTTGAACGCCGGTTCAATTCGACTGGGGGATCTGTACGCGGAGGAGGAGAGGGAATTGCTGGTGGAGCTGAGAGCACCAGCATCGGCGGTGGGTACGCATCACGTGATGTCAGTACGCTGCTGTTACAAAGACTCAGCCACTAAAGAGATGGTGTACGGTAATGAACAGGCACTCCTTGTACCTCAACCCCACACCATCAGATCTGGGCCCAAGATCGAAAGACTAAGAAATCTATTCATCACGACGCGAGCCATAGCTGAGACTAGGAGATTGGTGGAGCATGGTGATATGTCGAGCGGGCATCACTTGCTGTCATCGGCTCGAGCTTTGTTGATGCAGTTCAACTCCATATCAGCCGAAGAGTACATTCGGGGTTTGGAGACGGAGATGGCGGAGCTACATTGGAGGCGACAGCAGCAACTGGACCAACAACACAGGAGAAGAAGCAGCGAGACTAGGGAAGTGACGTTGGTGGATGAGAATGGGGAGCCGCTTACGCCGACATCGGCGTGGAGAGCGGCTGAGAAGCTGGCTAAAGTAGCCATGATGAGGAAGTCGATGAATAAAGTGAGCGACTTGCACGGCTTCGAAAACGCTAGAttctgattttctttttccttttccttttctttttatttttcctttttatgggtttatttttaaaaagaaaaaaagaaaaaaggaaaaaagcaaaATGCATAAACTGATCCGTGGGGCGGGCGACGAATGGAGACAAGTGGGTAGGAGACGGGAGTCGGGACGGGCCTTTGTGAGACCCCATCCCAAACACCTGAAATGATAATTGAGAGAGATGTATATTGTACATATGGGAGGGAGTTTTGCTTGGTAAACCACTCTTTTAATCTCGGCGGGGAGGAGTCTTCATTTGTATTTCACAAGGAGATAATGATGGTGACAAACTTGTAAATTGGTGGATAAGAAGAATAATATGGTGGcgtttccttttttaaatacctTCATCTCCCTTTATTATATCAAATGTATGATTTGGGTGTGGAGCCCCCTTGAGTTGATTTTTTAGGAATAATGGGACCATGGTCCATGCAGATACCATCTTATCTCTCCTTTTACCATTATACACCCTCAACATCTCAAGATAATCATTTCGGCAAAAGTAGTATACTCTCTCCACTCTCTCTTCTCAAATTATGAGAAAGCATCTTACCATATTCCCCCATGATCAACACATTTATGTGGTATATACCCCTGTCAATTCTTTCTAGTTAAAAATGGAAGGGTACAGAAAGgttcaatttttattcaatcaaaggGGTTGAGTCTACAAACTCAATGAATATTGATGTCATGTTAGCCATGGCCTTGGATAAacataaattatttgattgaaaTTATCAAATCAATGTTTCCCTTGTTGGATTGTTGTCACTTAGCTAAACTCCCtttctatggttttttttttttttttttttaacaaattttgttGTTTCCATTGATTGATTCTCAAATATTCATTTGTACTAGTTGAAACCTATGagttaaaaactaataattctcacttttttttaactttcacTTTTCTTTAATAGTATTCACACCTTTGGTATACACATTATATTTTtggctttcttttttttcattattatgatATCTTTGTTTCATTCTAAAATCTTTGATTATTTAACAATAACaactaagaattttttttttcttttatagttcATATGGAAAGAGAACAAACACAACAATGAGAATCATAATAActaaacttaaataataataaaaattaaaaggtgtaaatttaaaatacactttcacaattaaataatgaaaaaataatttattttataagatagtttaatcatttataataaataataaggggaaattatattatgataatttagaataatttgatagcaacttataaaaaaaattacaaatggaatagttttatgatattaaataaataaataggggtattttgggaagaaaaaaaggtataaaataatttttacatttataggCTATTGGAAGAATGATTTTAGAAGGCAGGAATTGGGAAAGcatcttctttcattttcaataaactttTGTCAAAGGGAATTAAATTTCTTACAAGGGCTTTtaagatattatttaaaaaggaattaatatattattgattAAATTTCAAATGCTATTTCTTACAAGGGTTTTATTTAAAAgagaattaatatttttatcgaGGTTTTTTGAAGAATGGTTAGATTTTGGACTCcacaatataaaagaaaattaaattttttatagggttttttttttcaaagaaaagtttgaaaaatcaaGGCATAATAATGACCATTATATGGTGgacaaacaaaaataatggaaatggaaatgaaaatacatgctacttattttatataaaaagaaattaatcatttttataaggGCTTTTCGATAGAAAAGTTTGACTTATATACGAGTAATTTGGGTAGAAAAGTTTTATGAAGAGGTCATACATTtatattagtaataataataataatagataggGAATAAAAATGAGTGACCTCATTTTAGATTAATAGTAGATGGGGAATAAAAAGAAGTGACCCTTAACATCTCATTTGGAAACCACTTTAACACCGCATTGCCTCTACACTTAGTGAAGCATAACTTGCAATGACAAGACAAAATACACTAACCAAGAATCATGATTCCTTGAAAAGTTGGTAAAACTTCGATATGCCACAGAGTAGAGAGtggaaatataaaattattgatgCAATGTTAAGGATAATAAAATAGTAAGTAAACATACTTGAATCAAAGTATAACCTAAAAAGAGTTCAAGCAACTTTAAAAATGGTGTGATGGCCTACCAAATCTCAAATCATATCTAAAACATAGcttgataaaaaataagtaaagatTATAATTTGACCCAATAAGTCGATACTTGCCAAAAGGTATTTTCAAAATGAGAAACCTAAACAAACCTCCTATAACTAGCACTTGTACTAGAAAAGATATATATAGCCTCAAATACAAAATAGAGTTGATCCTAAATGAATTGATCATTGAAGAAATTGTGCTTTTTCAATTAGCATCATCCATGGGAAACACTAGATTTTTCATGAATCTAGCAAGAACAAAAAGACAAATGATTTCAACAATAGATGAATCAATCTAGAAAGAAGTAAATGCAAGCCACATAACAATACATAATCAACTCTCTTAATTGAAGGCATGAAATGGAATACTAGTAAATAACATACTAATATCAAATCGAAGTTTTGTTATTTAGCAAGTAGagctttttgaatttgaaattaggTTTTCACCTTAGGAAGAGTCATGCAACCTACAACCTAGTGTAATTAAGATTTGGGACTAGGTGAATCCTTCAATTACTATGATCAACTAACAATTCAAGAAGCACAAAGCATCAACCATGTGGGGAGCTATTCAGATGAACAACCCTGAGTAGTATGGCACCTAGAAGAGTAAACCACCTCAAGTAGTATTATCGAACAACCTTATCTACCCAAGCAACTAACCatcataaataaattcattatgtGTCTTCAATGAACAACTTGGTAGTCGTtattcacataaaaaaaaaaaacaattgttaCAAACAATCAATGATTGAACGTTAAGCATTAAATGTACAGTAAAGGTGTAGCCATAAAAGTAAGAGGAATGTTATAAATTTCCTCCTATAAAAGCCATCTCAATATTAGAAGCAAAGGTATGCAATTTGATCATTGAGGAAACTCTACCAAAAAAATCCTCTTAAGCTAACTTAGCCACCAAATGGGTATGTCCAAAGACTCCAAACACACCTTTTTGTAGCCTCATCTGGTGTAAGAGGAGTGTGAACGCCACTTGAAGGGAGAATTGTCATCCAAGGACCAACAAACCCACCAATAGTCAAATCTTATTCCAATAGCTTAGACGCtcaaaaagaaatatgaagagTTGACCTCCAAAATACAACATCTAATATTGCGAAGCTTGGGAGGAATTCTTCAAATCTCCTCTTCCACTGATTTCATAAAAGAAGAATCATCTATATATTTCAATTCATAATACCAAAGTTTAGTTTATATAATGATGCGAGAAATCGTATTGAACACCTTTATCACTCTAGCTTTTAAGATACAACTTTGTTATAGTTCCACTAAATACCTCCTATAGGTACGATCCAAAACTATAAGGAATTCTATCAAGTTTTCATATAACAATATTCTTAAATGACATTGATAAAGAAAGAGTATCAATGTTCATATGCCTTTCCTTTTTTATGGTGCACGTGAAAACCTTTATCAAGAATATAACCATGATATGATATGTAACCAATCTTCACTTTTTAACATGCATAGCATATTAAGAAAAGTGTTCCAACGGTATTTACACAAGCCTTGAGTGTCTTAGATAGCTATAGGTACTAAGTCATTGTGAATATGACTAGCTAGTTTACTTACTTGTTTGTACTCTTATATGAAATACTACTTGAAAGCCTATATTTAACTCAAAGAGGAAGCAGACTACCTAACTTGTTTACCCTAAGTACTTAAACAAATCAATCTTACACTTCTCCCACAAAACACATAATCTAAACCCAAGTACAAAAGGCTAAGCTTGTTTGTTTTATAGACATGGACATTTTTCTCTAATAGTCATAGCTTCGCATGTTGGCTCATTTGTTGATCCAAGCTTGCTTAAATCactaacaagaagaaaaaagactATATAGTAAgctaaataaaggaaaaacaaactTAAAATGATGTGGCTAATCAGAGGTTCAATAGAATCACGAGTTTATTGTTAAGCTACAAAAGGGTAATGAAACCTTGAATGGAGTTGGCTTGTTAAAGTTAGGTTGAGGCAAGTGGGCTAGTCATAGAAGCTAGTGAGCTACACTATTTGCTTTAGTtgccatatttaattttctatttacaACTCTTGTTGGTCATTATTATCAAGTGATGATATTAGGAAACCTTAAATCATCTCTCCTTTATcacaagaaaaaaggaaaaaaaacacaatttttttaaaaacaaggcTAAAGAAGGGGGACGGGGTATCCTAAGGTAATctcaaattatatttgaaaaaaaaaactcaaaaaaaaaaacaagattatGATTCTACTTAACAATTAGTCAATAGTGTTCATAAGACATTCTTAAAACAAAAACCTTAAGCAAAACACTTGtacaatatttataaatgatGACATTGTTCTACacatataatagaaaaaatatcttATGTATATTTCCATTTGTAAATTAAACACAAGAGAGAATTGCTTCATATAGGGTCATTTCATTGCTATCGCTTCAATTTGAATTCAAACCTTTTTTAGAAtgcaattaataaaaattcaaaaattcaaatatatacaATGCATCATCAAAATAATAGAGCATATAATTCAACCATAAAGCCCCATGATATAAGTCAATCTCAAGAAATGAACAAGATAAAAAGGGGGGTGGAAAGCCGAATGATActaaatcatttgaaataattaGATGAAATGCTAATCTTCCAAAAAGACAAATAATATTCATCTCACACAATTATTCCCACACCGATTGCTGACCGTGAGATTACCTCGCGCCATATAACAAAATtcaagggaaaaagaaaaaggcaacagCAATGATGGTTTGGTTAGGGGCCCAGGGAAACTCAGGAGTCAAAATCAATCAGCATCTCCCACTTCGACGCGTTCCTGTCGCACTGTCCTGGCTCTGCTGCCCAATCTGGCAATTCCTGTTGTTTCGCTCTCCAAACACCAGCTGATATCTACGTTGAAATTGAGATGCATGAATTGCAGAGATGTAGATGGCATCATGTGAAGATGTGGGGACCGCCATTCGCCTCTCTCAAGGTTGTTGGTGCTTGCCAAGAGCCAACCTCCATCACTCTCAAcctttctctctgtttttctgtACCTCAACACCCACTTCCTGTAAATTCCCTTTTCAGCCTCTCGCTCTCCCTCTTACTCTTCACTTTACCTGTTCGTCACTTTTACTTCTTCctaagaagaatttttttttttttttaattacttctATTTTTCGCATTTTTAATCTATTGTAAACATGATCCTATTTAATTGAGGTTTTTGTCTTTAAATGGGTTTGATTCCACCATGGGAAATCTTCATCCATCCATTTATTCTTCAATTTAAAGTAATTGAAACCCaactaatcttttttttttttttaaatttaattcatcaCCCTCCTAGATAGTGAATCAAACCAATATTATGCTTCTTTAAGTACAATTTGGTTTAAGTTATATTAGTTTTAAGGTTCATGGCCCAAAGCTCCACCTATACAATGCCTTCTATATGCAGTTtaagtatttattttctattcggAAAGCTTAAAGTTACTTTTAGATAGATGAAGAGAACTGGTACTATAATTTTGTGGTCGTAGATTCAAGCagtttatttggtttttttttttcttttttttcttttttttttgtcaattcagAGTGGGATGCATATTTTTGGGCCAAGGTGACTCAGCTACAAGCTTGTCCCAGAAAATGGGCCGCGCATAACTGCCAGTCCAAACCAATTGCCAAGACCATCCAAACTTGCTAAATTGACAGCTCAAACTACGGGAGGTAGAACCTCAAGTTTCTGCTGGCAGTACACCCACAAAATGGCATTGTAGCTCTATGATTTTCTGTTTGAGTCTGCAGCAGCGGATGAAACTGGGAAATCACTTGAGAGCATATGATTTTCAGAAAAAATCTTTCCATTCAGAGTTGTAAATTTTCACCTTAAAATAACattcagaaattaaaaaaagaaaaaatcctaATGAAAGCTTCGCAAAATAGCATGTAAATCTCAGAATTGAAATAATCAGTAGATTAATTACATGGAATGATAGAATTCCAGATACAGACCATAGAGTTGGGACACAACATCCGGTACATGGATAACGCTGACCTTATAAATCCTCATTTGTATCCTACGAGGCCGAATGGCAACCAAAGAACACACTTGGACGTGAAGGAAACCCGAATGAGAGTTAAGCAAAAGGGTACTACCAACAAATGAATTTTTCCCCACAGGGACCTTTACTGTTTATCTATTTGAATGAAGATTACAACAGTAATAATACTACTACTGACAGGTGAGGAAGTTTTCCCCTTATTCAAATTTGAGGAAGTGAAAGATGTGTTATTGGAGACATTTGAGACAGGAGCTTACTTCTGTGTTTGTTCCACCTTGGCTCGAATCTTCTGTTCCAACAAAGATATCTCTGTCTCAAGGCTGAACATTCGATTGAGAGCATGCATATTTTCAAGGGTCTCACTCAGGGTCCGGCTGTCGCTGCCATCACATCTCAGGTGCTGCATTGGACCATGTAAGAGCTTGTTCACTATACCTCTGCTAAGATCATCCACAGCTCTCCTTGTTTTCTTTGAGATATCATCACCCATCTTTGACAAGCATTTCTCCAGCTCTGCGACTCTGATTCTTTCAGCATAGGCCCTTAATTTCTTGATAGTGGGAACAGTTTCCAGCGAATCTCTCCAAGCTTCAAATTGTTTCGATTCCTCTGTGATAATTGCCTGAGCTTCCATTGCTTTTCGGAGTCGATCCTCTTTATTAGCAGCCACAACCTCCTTCAGGTCATCAACATTGTAAACTCGTGCAGTTTCAAGGTCTGAGACACATGCACCGACATTTCTAGGAACGGAGATATCAACAAACAGCCTCAAACCCCCAACATCCTGACCAACAGCAGGGAGATCCTTAACATGCTCTTTCAAAAACAAAGGGGTTTCTGATGCAGTGCTAGTGAAAACCACATCTGCTTCAGCAGCACAGGCTAGCATTTCTGTAAGAGGTCTGTAGATTATTTCAACATCCTTCATCTCCTCTCGGATTGCGGCAACTCTTTCCTCACCTCGATTCACAATGACCATCTTTGTGCATCCTTTTGCCACCAAGTGTTTGATTACAAGCTTCCCCATTTTGCCCGCTCCAATCACCAACATTCTGGCGGTAGCATGTGAGGATTCAGGAAGCTTCATGAGGGCCAGTTCCACAGCAGCTGAGCTTACAGAAACTGCACCAGCAGCAATGTTTGTCTCAGTTCTAACCCGCTTTCCAACAGTGATTGCATGCTTGAACAGCCCACTAATGTTCCTCCCGAAGCCAACAACACCTTGCCCAACTTTTACAACCTGTTTAACTTGAGCAAGGATTTGACCTTCTCCTAGGACAAGAGAGTCTAGCCCAGCAGATACCTCAAACAGGTGCTGTGTAGCATCCTTGTTATACAGCAAAAACCGGTGATGACAAAGCTCTGAAACAGGAACCCCACTAGTCTGCCAGAAGCACAATGATTTTTAGCAAACTGTAAGCACATTTACATTTGTAGAACATCTGACACTTCACTTTAACCCAGAAAAAAAGTCAGCCTTTTTTTGGATGATGATGGTTTCAGACTACGCTACAAAATGTTGTTGCTTCCCGTGATCTGGGTGAGTAAGCGAAGATCAGGTACGATGTAGGCAGACAAGTTGGGTCAAACTTAATGGAGAAAAGGGAAATGGATGGATAGCAGGAACCACCTGGGACAGTTTGGATTTATTGTTCCCAAGGTCAACTTATGTTCAAAGTAAACTACATCTTAGAAGCTAGAAGCCATAGCATGTTGGATCTCAATCACTAAGCATACATGCTACCTTATCCTGAAGAGCACCCAAGTTATATAGTAAAGGTCAATGTATTCCAACTTCCCCATTAACCACAAATTATCGTTTTCCcataataaaaattgttgacAAAAGGATCTtactggaagcctaaacaaacACAATATAGATGGAGAGAAAGTAGGCACCTTTGACATCCATTCAGTCACTTCTTTAACCCCGCGATGCTGGGATAGAGCTACAACATATATCTCCATCCTGTTGCAGGTACTGAGAACAGCAGCTTCTTCTATATGATTCAAGTTACACAGCTCACCAATGGCTCGTGGCCACTCAGCCTCTGGAATTGCAAGCTTTTCACGCATTTCAACAGGTGTAGTATGAATACTAAGGCCAATGACCACAATGCTGCTCCTT contains the following coding sequences:
- the LOC100253915 gene encoding E3 ubiquitin-protein ligase WAV3; protein product: MGTGWRRAFCTTIHRDSQATHGDKQRHTTPSPSPSPRSGTKLGLFSSGSNTSTPRLQSQPVSSPSLRCRTTVAAAQTPSIDESPKLQAKTTTPTGTAKTPRSLLGSNPSSPRSPLKLSIFRNSFKLRNSCGICLQSVKTGQGTAIYTAECSHAFHFSCIAAHVRKQGSLVCPVCNTTWKDEPLLMIHKNRKPEEDEVIADRYVIKSQNENDKRKKESLIRDVKTKLEQQQQIKAADFRTYDDDEPLLSPTSGGRFIPIPEADENGGDDEEEIEEFQGFFVNPNPSCSVNSCDETVINNSGDSRRNVEVRMLQEAAVVSVGRSHETYAVALRIKAPPPPHHYARTAPFLDPARRAPIDLVTVLDVSASMTGSKLQMLKRAMRLVISSLGPSDRLAIVAFSASPRRLLPLRRMTAHGQRSARRIIDRLVCSQGSSVGEALRKATKVLEDRRERNPVASIMLLSDGQDDRVHSKAPNQRHVPAHVSSTRFSHIEIPVHSFGFGESGGYSQEPAEDAFAKCVGGLLSVVVQDLRIQLSFVGGSTRAEITGVYLCNGRPTALNAGSIRLGDLYAEEERELLVELRAPASAVGTHHVMSVRCCYKDSATKEMVYGNEQALLVPQPHTIRSGPKIERLRNLFITTRAIAETRRLVEHGDMSSGHHLLSSARALLMQFNSISAEEYIRGLETEMAELHWRRQQQLDQQHRRRSSETREVTLVDENGEPLTPTSAWRAAEKLAKVAMMRKSMNKVSDLHGFENARF
- the LOC100259052 gene encoding glutamyl-tRNA reductase 1, chloroplastic — its product is MAVSSSLAASFTGAKLETPPFLNSVSSSRSSSQYRIFCKPARTRRSLIQRGASLNSRCEVASDALVDTDSTRSSSVSALEQLKTSAADRYTKERSSIVVIGLSIHTTPVEMREKLAIPEAEWPRAIGELCNLNHIEEAAVLSTCNRMEIYVVALSQHRGVKEVTEWMSKTSGVPVSELCHHRFLLYNKDATQHLFEVSAGLDSLVLGEGQILAQVKQVVKVGQGVVGFGRNISGLFKHAITVGKRVRTETNIAAGAVSVSSAAVELALMKLPESSHATARMLVIGAGKMGKLVIKHLVAKGCTKMVIVNRGEERVAAIREEMKDVEIIYRPLTEMLACAAEADVVFTSTASETPLFLKEHVKDLPAVGQDVGGLRLFVDISVPRNVGACVSDLETARVYNVDDLKEVVAANKEDRLRKAMEAQAIITEESKQFEAWRDSLETVPTIKKLRAYAERIRVAELEKCLSKMGDDISKKTRRAVDDLSRGIVNKLLHGPMQHLRCDGSDSRTLSETLENMHALNRMFSLETEISLLEQKIRAKVEQTQK